In Rosa chinensis cultivar Old Blush chromosome 1, RchiOBHm-V2, whole genome shotgun sequence, a genomic segment contains:
- the LOC121048758 gene encoding heat shock cognate 70 kDa protein-like isoform X2 yields MKLWPFKVTKGPEDKPMIVVTQEGKEKRFSAEEISSMVLAKMREVAGAYLGSTVKNAVITVPAYFNNSQRQDTYDAGTTAGLNVMRIINEPTAAAIAYGLNKKAGWYSKRNVVIFDLGGGTLDVSLLNIGDDVFEVKATAGDTHLGGEDFDNKMVDYCVEEFKRKHQLDVSGNTRALRRIRNECEKAKKRLSFACSVDIEIDCLFSSTDFYITFTRDKFEHINMDLFKKCMEPVGKCLRDAKMDTSSVDDIVLIGGSSRIPGVQQLLQDVFKGKELCKGINPEEAVAYGAAVQAAVLNGNGNGIGKLKDFTLTDVTPMSLGVRTGSRTSEESDIMAVVIPRNTRIPVIKNETFATSEDNQISAPFTIFEGESETTLNNNLLGEFILHDLPSAPKAAVEFSVCFDIDANGILSVSAEEKSTGKRKEITIACDRRTLRIEKMR; encoded by the exons ATGAAGCTCTGGCCATTCAAGGTTACTAAGGGTCCCGAGGACAAGCCTATGATTGTGGTTACCCAGGAGGgtaaagaaaaaagattttcTGCAGAGGAAATCTCATCCATGGTTCTTGCAAAGATGCGGGAGGTTGCTGGGGCATACCTCGGCTCAACTGTGAAGAACGCAGTTATCACTGTCCCTGCATATTTCAATAATTCACAGCGGCAGGATACATATGATGCAGGTACCACCGCTGGCCTAAATGTGATGCGTATAATAAATGAACCAACTGCTGCAGCAATTGCTTATGGCCTTAACAAGAAAGCTGGCTGGTATAGCAAGAGAAATGTGGTAATATTTGATTTGGGCGGTGGTACTTTAGATGTGTCGCTGCTTAACATAGGGGATGATGTTTTTGAAGTGAAGGCCACTGCTGGAGACACTCATCTCGGAGGTGAAGACTTTGATAACAAAATGGTGGATTATTGCGTTGAGGAATTTAAGAGGAAGCATCAATTGGACGTCAGTGGTAACACCAGAGCTCTTAGGAGGATAAGAAATGAATGTGAAAAGGCAAAGAAGAGGCTTTCATTTGCTTGCTCTGTTGACATTGAAATTGATTGTTTGTTCTCGAGTACTGATTTCTATATAACATTTACTCGTGACAAATTTGAACACATCAACATGGATTTGTTTAAAAAGTGTATGGAGCCAGTGGGGAAGTGTTTGAGGGATGCTAAAATGGACACAAGCAGTGTCGATGATATTGTTCTTATTGGTGGCTCTTCTAGAATTCCCGGGGTGCAGCAGCTATTGCAGGATGTGTTCAAAGGGAAGGAGCTTTGCAAAGGAATAAATCCTGAAGAGGCTGTGGCTTATGGTGCAGCTGTTCAAGCAGCAGTCTTGAATGGGAATGGAAATGGAATTGGAAAGCTTAAAGACTTCACTCTCACGGATGTCACCCCAATGTCCCTTGGGGTTAGGACTGGGAGTCGTACTTCTGAGGAGTCTGATATTATGGCTGTTGTGATACCAAGAAACACTAGAATTCCAGTCATAAAGAACGAAACTTTTGCCACTTCCGAAGACAACCAAATTTCAGCCCCATTTACTATCTTCGAGGGCGAGAGTGAAACAACCTTAAACAATAATCTTCTGGGTGAATTTATCCTTCATGACCTTCCTTCAGCTCCCAAGGCTGCTGTTGAGTTCAGTGTTTGCTTTGATATTGATGCAAATGGTATCTTGAGTGTCTCTGCTGAAGAGAAATCTACAGGCAAGAGAAAAGAGATTACTATTGCTTGTGACAGAAGAACATTAAGGATTGAGAAGATGAG GTGA